The following proteins are co-located in the Carassius gibelio isolate Cgi1373 ecotype wild population from Czech Republic chromosome A9, carGib1.2-hapl.c, whole genome shotgun sequence genome:
- the LOC128019526 gene encoding sciellin-like isoform X2, which translates to MAFTPKSYSKTVTTSSTRSTKVDDGKKKSLLKDNSWIKTNVNEEEKVERDGNFGKTVLSRIKSNESLVSPQDKTSKTESKTITVSPSSGSTVQALSKRFGGSQDQLNETRTTGTKTTVKAEPRKSSTSTTIKDGAKITETTVTTTKQDVVKSSTKSETLTDKDLAGLNTKTSGDYKTEVITIKSSKDTVDGPTSPVKTTTSVRTYTRGDVSPTKTTSYSVRSTKSTEDQLFDTLIPTSIKSANTDTTDYKTEVVTVKTSKTISDAPTSPLKTTTSIKTYTKEDVSPPKTTSYSTKSDYKTEVVTVKTSKDISDAPTSPVKTTTSIKTYTKEDVSPPKTTSYSVRSTKSTEDQLFDTLIPTSIKSANTKYDSSREDISVSKSTRTFYSTNERDEWSTVTSPSYSRTSYTESRPVDYLSDTLTSKSTTTVYTSPERVVSGKDICTVCHKNMYTDEKIILDDMNINCHASCFKCGVCNASLGLLKAGDSLWVYRRAIHCESCFGVTKGKWLR; encoded by the exons ATGGCTTTCACTCCAAAATCATACAGTAAAACAG ttacaacaTCAAGCACTAGATCCACTAAAGTGGATGATGGCAAAAAGAAATCCCTGCTGAAGGACAATAGCTGGATTAAGACGAATGTGAACGAGGAGGAGAAAGTCGA ACGTGATGGTAACTTCGGCAAAACTGTCCTGAGTCGCATTAAGTCCAACGAAAGCCTTGTCAG CCCTCAAGATAAAACTAGCAAAACTGAGAGCAAAACCATCACCGTCAGCCCTTCATCAGGGAGCACTGTCCAGGCGCTCTCTAAGAG aTTTGGCGGCAGCCAGGACCAACTGAATGAAACCAG AACAACAGGAACTAAAACAACTGTGAAAGCGGAGCCCAGGAAAAG CTCTACTTCTACAACAATCAAAGATGGTGCAAAGATAACTGAGACAACTGTGACCACTACCAA GCAGGATGTGGTCAAATCATCTACCAAGTCTGAAACACTCACTGATAAAGACCTGGCAGGTTTAAACACCAAGACTTCTGG TGATTACAAGACTGAAGTCATTACCATCAAGTCATCAAAGGACACTGTTGATGG ACCCACTTCACCTGTCAAGACCACCACCAG CGTCAGAACCTACACCAGAGGGGATGTTTCACCGACTAAAACAACATCATATTCTGTCCGGTCCACAAAGAG CACTGAGGATCAACTGTTTGATACTCTCATACCAACATCGATCAAGTCAGCCAACACTGACACCAC TGACTACAAGACTGAAGTGGTTACTGTGAAGACATCAAAGACCATCAGTGATGC ACCAACTTCACCCCTTAAGACCACCACAAG CATCAAGACCTACACCAAGGAGGATGTTTCACCCCCTAAAACAACATCTTACAGCACaaagag TGACTACAAGACTGAAGTGGTTACTGTGAAGACATCAAAGGACATCAGTGATGC ACCCACTTCACCTGTCAAGACCACCACAAG CATCAAAACCTACACCAAGGAGGACGTTTCACCCCCTAAAACAACATCATATTCTGTCCGGTCCACAAAGAG CACTGAGGATCAACTGTTTGATACTCTCATACCAACATCGATCAAGTCAGCCAACACAAAGTATGACAGCAG TCGCGAGGATATATCAGTCTCCAAATCCACCAGAACCTTCTATTCTACAAATGAAAG AGATGAGTGGAGCACGGTCACGAGTCCTTCTTACAGCAGAACATCATACACAGAGAGCAG GCCTGTTGACTACCTGTCTGACACGCTCACATCAAAAAGCACTACGACCGTGTACACTTCACCCGAAAG GGTAGTTAGTGGGAAGGACATCTGCACCGTCTGCCATAAAAACATGTACACGGATGAGAAGATTATCCTGGATGACATGAACATCAACTGTCATGCAA
- the LOC128019526 gene encoding mucin-5AC-like isoform X1, whose amino-acid sequence MAFTPKSYSKTVTTSSTRSTKVDDGKKKSLLKDNSWIKTNVNEEEKVERDGNFGKTVLSRIKSNESLVSPQDKTSKTESKTITVSPSSGSTVQALSKRFGGSQDQLNETRTTGTKTTVKAEPRKSSTSTTIKDGAKITETTVTTTKQDVVKSSTKSETLTDKDLAGLNTKTSGDYKTEVITIKSSKDTVDGPTSPVKTTTSVRTYTRGDVSPTKTTSYSVRSTKSTEDQLFDTLIPTSIKSANTDTTDYKTEVVTVKTSKTISDAPTSPLKTTTSIKTYTKEDVSPPKTTSYSTKSDYKTEVVTVKSSKDTVNVPTSPVKTTTSIKTYTKEDVSPTQTTSYSTKSDYKTEVVTVKTSKDISDAPTSPVKTTTSIKTYTKEDVSPPKTTSYSVRSTKSTEDQLFDTLIPTSIKSANTKYDSSREDISVSKSTRTFYSTNERDEWSTVTSPSYSRTSYTESRPVDYLSDTLTSKSTTTVYTSPERVVSGKDICTVCHKNMYTDEKIILDDMNINCHASCFKCGVCNASLGLLKAGDSLWVYRRAIHCESCFGVTKGKWLR is encoded by the exons ATGGCTTTCACTCCAAAATCATACAGTAAAACAG ttacaacaTCAAGCACTAGATCCACTAAAGTGGATGATGGCAAAAAGAAATCCCTGCTGAAGGACAATAGCTGGATTAAGACGAATGTGAACGAGGAGGAGAAAGTCGA ACGTGATGGTAACTTCGGCAAAACTGTCCTGAGTCGCATTAAGTCCAACGAAAGCCTTGTCAG CCCTCAAGATAAAACTAGCAAAACTGAGAGCAAAACCATCACCGTCAGCCCTTCATCAGGGAGCACTGTCCAGGCGCTCTCTAAGAG aTTTGGCGGCAGCCAGGACCAACTGAATGAAACCAG AACAACAGGAACTAAAACAACTGTGAAAGCGGAGCCCAGGAAAAG CTCTACTTCTACAACAATCAAAGATGGTGCAAAGATAACTGAGACAACTGTGACCACTACCAA GCAGGATGTGGTCAAATCATCTACCAAGTCTGAAACACTCACTGATAAAGACCTGGCAGGTTTAAACACCAAGACTTCTGG TGATTACAAGACTGAAGTCATTACCATCAAGTCATCAAAGGACACTGTTGATGG ACCCACTTCACCTGTCAAGACCACCACCAG CGTCAGAACCTACACCAGAGGGGATGTTTCACCGACTAAAACAACATCATATTCTGTCCGGTCCACAAAGAG CACTGAGGATCAACTGTTTGATACTCTCATACCAACATCGATCAAGTCAGCCAACACTGACACCAC TGACTACAAGACTGAAGTGGTTACTGTGAAGACATCAAAGACCATCAGTGATGC ACCAACTTCACCCCTTAAGACCACCACAAG CATCAAGACCTACACCAAGGAGGATGTTTCACCCCCTAAAACAACATCTTACAGCACaaagag TGACTACAAGACTGAAGTGGTTACTGTGAAGTCTTCAAAGGACACCGTTAATGT acCAACTTCACCTGTCAAGACCACTACAAG CATCAAGACCTACACCAAAGAGGATGTTTCGCCAACTCAAACAACATCTTACAGCACAAAGAG TGACTACAAGACTGAAGTGGTTACTGTGAAGACATCAAAGGACATCAGTGATGC ACCCACTTCACCTGTCAAGACCACCACAAG CATCAAAACCTACACCAAGGAGGACGTTTCACCCCCTAAAACAACATCATATTCTGTCCGGTCCACAAAGAG CACTGAGGATCAACTGTTTGATACTCTCATACCAACATCGATCAAGTCAGCCAACACAAAGTATGACAGCAG TCGCGAGGATATATCAGTCTCCAAATCCACCAGAACCTTCTATTCTACAAATGAAAG AGATGAGTGGAGCACGGTCACGAGTCCTTCTTACAGCAGAACATCATACACAGAGAGCAG GCCTGTTGACTACCTGTCTGACACGCTCACATCAAAAAGCACTACGACCGTGTACACTTCACCCGAAAG GGTAGTTAGTGGGAAGGACATCTGCACCGTCTGCCATAAAAACATGTACACGGATGAGAAGATTATCCTGGATGACATGAACATCAACTGTCATGCAA
- the LOC128019526 gene encoding sciellin-like isoform X3, whose amino-acid sequence MAFTPKSYSKTVTTSSTRSTKVDDGKKKSLLKDNSWIKTNVNEEEKVERDGNFGKTVLSRIKSNESLVSPQDKTSKTESKTITVSPSSGSTVQALSKRFGGSQDQLNETRTTGTKTTVKAEPRKSSTSTTIKDGAKITETTVTTTKQDVVKSSTKSETLTDKDLAGLNTKTSGDYKTEVITIKSSKDTVDGPTSPVKTTTSVRTYTRGDVSPTKTTSYSVRSTKSTEDQLFDTLIPTSIKSANTDTTDYKTEVVTVKTSKDISDAPTSPVKTTTSIKTYTKEDVSPPKTTSYSVRSTKSTEDQLFDTLIPTSIKSANTKYDSSREDISVSKSTRTFYSTNERDEWSTVTSPSYSRTSYTESRPVDYLSDTLTSKSTTTVYTSPERVVSGKDICTVCHKNMYTDEKIILDDMNINCHASCFKCGVCNASLGLLKAGDSLWVYRRAIHCESCFGVTKGKWLR is encoded by the exons ATGGCTTTCACTCCAAAATCATACAGTAAAACAG ttacaacaTCAAGCACTAGATCCACTAAAGTGGATGATGGCAAAAAGAAATCCCTGCTGAAGGACAATAGCTGGATTAAGACGAATGTGAACGAGGAGGAGAAAGTCGA ACGTGATGGTAACTTCGGCAAAACTGTCCTGAGTCGCATTAAGTCCAACGAAAGCCTTGTCAG CCCTCAAGATAAAACTAGCAAAACTGAGAGCAAAACCATCACCGTCAGCCCTTCATCAGGGAGCACTGTCCAGGCGCTCTCTAAGAG aTTTGGCGGCAGCCAGGACCAACTGAATGAAACCAG AACAACAGGAACTAAAACAACTGTGAAAGCGGAGCCCAGGAAAAG CTCTACTTCTACAACAATCAAAGATGGTGCAAAGATAACTGAGACAACTGTGACCACTACCAA GCAGGATGTGGTCAAATCATCTACCAAGTCTGAAACACTCACTGATAAAGACCTGGCAGGTTTAAACACCAAGACTTCTGG TGATTACAAGACTGAAGTCATTACCATCAAGTCATCAAAGGACACTGTTGATGG ACCCACTTCACCTGTCAAGACCACCACCAG CGTCAGAACCTACACCAGAGGGGATGTTTCACCGACTAAAACAACATCATATTCTGTCCGGTCCACAAAGAG CACTGAGGATCAACTGTTTGATACTCTCATACCAACATCGATCAAGTCAGCCAACACTGACACCAC TGACTACAAGACTGAAGTGGTTACTGTGAAGACATCAAAGGACATCAGTGATGC ACCCACTTCACCTGTCAAGACCACCACAAG CATCAAAACCTACACCAAGGAGGACGTTTCACCCCCTAAAACAACATCATATTCTGTCCGGTCCACAAAGAG CACTGAGGATCAACTGTTTGATACTCTCATACCAACATCGATCAAGTCAGCCAACACAAAGTATGACAGCAG TCGCGAGGATATATCAGTCTCCAAATCCACCAGAACCTTCTATTCTACAAATGAAAG AGATGAGTGGAGCACGGTCACGAGTCCTTCTTACAGCAGAACATCATACACAGAGAGCAG GCCTGTTGACTACCTGTCTGACACGCTCACATCAAAAAGCACTACGACCGTGTACACTTCACCCGAAAG GGTAGTTAGTGGGAAGGACATCTGCACCGTCTGCCATAAAAACATGTACACGGATGAGAAGATTATCCTGGATGACATGAACATCAACTGTCATGCAA